One genomic segment of Scophthalmus maximus strain ysfricsl-2021 chromosome 3, ASM2237912v1, whole genome shotgun sequence includes these proteins:
- the ralgapb gene encoding ral GTPase-activating protein subunit beta isoform X9: MYSEWRSLQLVVQSDQGHLSVLHTYPTSVGTEVANAVVKPLGTAVSPVATENILKTDKEVKWTMEVLCYGLTLPLEGDTVKLCVDVYTDWMMALVSPRDSMPQPVVKEPNMYVQIILKHLYNVFVPRPEQHSLNHIRLCQQVLTAVQKLARESVSMVRETWEVLLLFLLRINDTLLAPPTVGVGVAEKLAEKLMAVLFEVWLLACARCFPTPPYWKTAREMLANWRHHPPVVEQWSRVACALTSRLLRFTHGPSFPLFKVPDEDASLIPLEMDSDCVAQTWYRFLHMLSNPVDLSNPAIVSTTPKFQEQFLNSSGIPHEVVLHPCLKQLPQIFFRAMRGISCLVDAFLGISRPRADSAPPTPVNRMSMSPPPSITNTTPPHSRKQRHAVVAKTTSKSSTGSGSQPTKASQQQQQQQQQQQQQNSSSPTLLSSPNQSSWESRPLPAPARPKVNSILNLFGQWLFDAALVHCKLHSGLSRDPSMTAIATQVGLELRRKGSQMSNDSMVSNPMFDANEFPESYEAGRAEACGTLCRIFCSKKTGEDILPVYLSRFYMILIQGLQISDFICRPVLASIILNSSSLFCTDLKGINVVVPYFIAALETIVPDRELSKFKIYVNPTDLRRASINILLAMLPLPHHFGNIKSEVLLEGKFNEEDGWPHDQPVSFLSLRLRLVNVLIGALQTETDPTNTQLILGAMLNIVQDSALLESIGAQTETGSIDGSHVTVRSQSHSRTNSGISFTSGGSTEATSPDSERPAQALLRDYDTAAGLLVRSIHLVTQRLNSQWRQDMSISLAALELLAGLAKVKVGVDSTDRKRAVSSICGYIVYQCSRPAPLQSRDLHSMIVAAFQFLCVWLTEHPDMLDEKDCLVEVLEIVELGISGSKSRQEQEVRHKGEKEHNPASMRVKDAAEATLSCIMQVLGAFPSPSGPASTCSLLNEDTLIRYARLSATGASNFRYFVLDNSVILAMLEQPLGNEQNPSPSVTVLIRGTAGRHAWTMQLFHQPRGARANQRVFVPEGRPLPNNDVGIKYNVKQRPFPDEVDKIPLVKADVSIPDLDDIVSKELEVQHDRLRVLMTKQMEYENALERHSEEIWKSNSFPDPQTDCKPPPPAQEFQTARLFLSHFGFLSLEALKEPNNSRLPPHLIGLESSLPGFFDDVSYLDLLPCRPFDTVFIFYVRAGQKSSHEILRNVESSSSVQPHFLEFLLSLGWPVDVGRHPGWTGHLDTSWSLNSCSDNNDIQQTEEAATPEDTGGSGFNGEKKVLYYADALTEIAFVVPSLTENSEESSVHSDSTVEADTNTDIVPGSHKQPNLTLELFPNHSENLESAKKLSPLVKTKRSSTGKSFPPLGPETKVFVVWVERFDDIENFPLSDLLAETSTGLEASMSNSTSCRSGLLEKDVPLIFIHPLKTGLFRIRLHGAVGKFGMVIPLVDGMVVSRRALGFLVRQTVINVCRRKRLESDLYNPPHVRRKQKITEIVQRYRNKQLEPEFYTSLFHEVGEGKPHL; the protein is encoded by the exons ATGTACTCCGAGTGGCGCTCGCTGCAGCTGGTGGTGCAGAGCGACCAGGGCCACCTCAGCGTTCTGCACACCTACCCCACCAGCGTGGGCACGGAGGTGGCCAATGCCGTGGTCAAGCCTCTGGGCACGGCCGTGAGCCCCGTCGCCACGGAGAACATCCTCAAGACAGACAAGGAG GTGAAGTGGACCATGGAGGTGCTGTGCTATGGCCTCACCCTCCCCCTGGAAGGGGACACTGTCAAGCTGTGTGTAGATGTGTACACAGACTGGATGATGGCCCTGGTTTCGCCCAGGGACTCGATGCCCCAGCCTGTGGTCAAGGAGCCCAATATGTATGTCCAGATCATCCTCAAACATCTGTACAACGTGTTTGTACCGAG GCCTGAGCAGCACAGTCTGAACCATATCAGGCTCTGCCAGCAGGTTCTGACTGCAGTTCAGAAACTGGCTCGAGAGTCCGTCTCCATGGTTCGGGAAACCTGGGaggtgctgctgctcttcctgctTCGCATTAACGACACATTGCTTGCCCCACCCACAGTGGGAG TCGGAGTGGCAGAGAAGCTGGCGGAGAAATTGATGGCAGTGCTGTTTGAGGTGTGGCTGCTGGCATGTGCCCGGTGTTTTCCCACGCCGCCATACTGGAAGACGGCGAGGGAGATGCTGGCCAACTGGAGACACCACCCCCCTGTGGTGGAGCAGTGGAGCAGAGTGGCCTGTGCCCTGACCTCCAG GCTTTTGCGGTTTACCCACGGACCATCCTTCCCACTATTCAAAGTCCCCGATGAGGACGCCAGCCTGATTCCTTTGGAAATGGACAGTGACTGTGTGGCACAGACGTGGTACCGCTTCCTCCACATGCTCAG CAACCCAGTGGACCTGAGCAACCCCGCGATAGTGAGCACCACTCCCAAGTTTCAGGAACAGTTTCTGAACTCCAGCGGTATCCCTCACGAGGTGGTACTGCATCCGTGTTTGAAACAGCTGCCCCAGATCTTCTTCAGGGCCATGAGGGGTATCAGCTGCCTAGTAGACGCCTTTTTGG GTATATCACGTCCCAGGGCTGACAGTGCCCCGCCCACCCCGGTCAACAGAATGAGCATGTCTCCGCCCCCCTCCATCACCAACACCACGCCCCCGCACAGCCGCAAGCAGCGGCATGCAGTGGTCGCCAAAACCACAAGCAAGAGTTCAACT GGCAGTGGTAGTCAACCAACCAAAGcatcccagcagcagcagcagcaacagcagcagcagcagcagcagaattcGTCCTCCCCGACGCTGCTTTCCAGCCCCAACCAGAGCAGCTGGGAGTCCCGGCCTCTGCCCGCCCCAGCGCGGCCGAAGGTCAACAGCATCCTCAACCTGTTCGGCCAGTGGCTCTTCGACGCCGCCCTGGTGCACTGTAAGCTCCACAGCGGCCTCAGCCGAGACCCGAGCATGACCG CGATAGCCACTCAAGTAGGTctggagctgaggaggaagggCTCGCAAATGTCCAACGACTCCATGGTGTCGAACCCCATGTTCGACGCCAATGAGTTCCCCGAGAGCTACGAGGCGGGACGAGCTGAGGCCTGTGGGACTCTGTGCCGCATCTTCTGTAGCAAGAAAACGGGAGAAGACATACTGCCTGTTTACCTTTCCAG GTTCTACATGATCCTGATTCAGGGTCTCCAGATCTCCGATTTCATCTGCAGACCAGTTTTGGCTTCTATCATTCtcaactcctcctctctcttctgcacTGACCTGAAGGGCATCAATGTGGTGGTACCCTACTTCATAGCTGCCTTGGAGACGATTGTACCAGACAG AGAGCTGTCAAAATTCAAGATCTATGTAAATCCTACTGACCTGAGGAGGGCCTCCATCAACATCCTGCTCGCTATGCTGCCGTTGCCGCATCACTTTGGCAACATCAAGTCAGAG GTTCTGTTGGAGGGAAAATTCAATGAGGAAGACGGGTGGCCTCATGACCAGCCTGTGTCTTTCCTGTCCCTAAGGCTACGTCTCGTCAATGTCCTGATTGGAGCACTGCAGACTGAAACCGACCCCACCAACACACAGCTCATCCTGG GTGCAATGCTCAATATTGTTCAAGACTCAGCACTGCTGGAGTCCATAGGTGCACAGACGGAAACA GGGAGTATAGATGGGAGCCACGTGACCGTGAGGAGTCAGAGTCACAGCCGTACCAACAGCGGCATTAGTTTCACGAGTGGAGGCAGCACAGAGGCGACCAGCCCCGATTCGGAGCGTCCTGCCCAGGCCCTGCTTCGAGACTATG ATACGGCGGCGGGCCTGCTGGTGCGCAGCATCCACCTGGTCACTCAGAGGCTCAACTCTCAGTGGAGACAAGACATGAGCATTTCACTGGCTGCCCTGGAGCTGCTGGCTGGGCTCGCCAAG GTGAAGGTGGGAGTCGACTCCACAGACCGCAAACGTGCCGTGAGCTCTATATGTGGGTACATTGTGTACCAGTGTAGCCGTCCAGCACCTCTTCAGTCGCGAGACCTCCACTCTATGATTGTAGCTGCCTtccagtttctgtgtgtgtggctcacaGAACACCCTGACATGCTGGATGAGAAG gatTGTTTGGTAGAGGTGTTAGAGATTGTGGAGCTGGGAATCTCCGGCAGCAAGTCccgacaggaacaggaagttcgacacaaaggagagaaggagcaCAACCCAGCTTCAATGAGGGTGAAGGACGCCGCCGAGGCGACTCTGTCCTG CATCATGCAGGTGTTGGGGGCCTTCCCCTCTCCCAGCGGGCCCGCCTCCACCTGCAGCCTCCTGAATGAAGACACTCTGATTCGCTATGCCAGACTGAGTGCCACAGGAGCGAGCAACTTCCGCTACTTTGTGCTGGACAACTCGGTCATCCTCGCCATGCTGGAGCAACCTCTTGGCAATGAGCAGA ACCCCAGTCCGTCAGTGACAGTTTTGATCAGAGGCACAGCTGGCAGACATGCCTGGACCATGCAGCTCTTCCACCAGCCCAGAGGAGCTCGGGCCAATCAGAGG GTGTTTGTGCCCGAGGGCCGTCCATTGCCCAACAATGATGTGGGGATAAAATACAACGTCAAGCAGAGGCCGTTCCCTGACGAGGTGGATAAGATTCCTCTTGTCAAAGCTGACGTTAGTATTCCGGACCTGGATGACATTGTCAGTAAAGAG CTGGAGGTTCAGCATGACAGGCTTCGTGTTCTGATGACCAAGCAGATGGAGTATGAGAATGCCCTGGAGCGACACAGTGAGGAAATTTGGAAGTCCAACTCGTTCCCGGACCCACAGACGGACTGCAAACCCCCACCACCGGCGCAGGAGTTCCAGACGGcacgcctcttcctctcccactttggcttcctgtctctggaGGCTCTCAAG gAGCCCAACAACAGTCGCCTACCTCCGCATCTGATCGGCCTGGAGTCGTCCCTGCCGGGTTTTTTCGATGACGTCAGCTACTTGGACCTGCTTCCCTGTCGACCGTTTGACACCGTCTTTATTTTCTACGTCAGAGCTGGACAGAAAAGCAGCCACGAG ATCCTGCGTAATGTGGAGTCGTCATCCAGTGTCCAGCCTCACTTTTTGGAGTTCCTGCTGTCCTTGGGCTGGCCTGTGGATGTGGGACGCCACCCAGGGTGGACAGGACACCTAGATACCAGCTGGTCCCTCAACTCCTGCTCCGACAACAATGATATACAGCAAACAG AGGAAGCAGCCACTCCTGAGGACACGGGAGGTTCAGGGTTCAATGGGGAGAAGAAAGTTTTGTACTACGCTGATGCACTGACGGAGATCGCCTTCGTTGTTCCATCTCTGACAGAAAACTCTG AGGAGTCATCAGTGCACAGTGACTCCACAGTGGAAGCAGACACCAACACGGACATCGTGCCTGGTTCACACAAACAGCCCAACCTCACACTGGAGCTGTTCCCCAACCATTCTGAAAACCTGGAGTCTGCCAAGAAG CTGAGTCCTTTGGTGAAGACAAAGAGGTCTTCGACTGGAAAGTCTTTCCCACCACTGGGTCCTGAGACGAAGGTGTTTGTGGTCTGGGTCGAGCGCTTCGATGATATTG aGAACTTCCCGTTGTCTGATCTCTTGGCTGAAACCAGCACGGGCTTGGAAGCCAGCATGAGCAACAGCACTTCCTGCAG
- the ralgapb gene encoding ral GTPase-activating protein subunit beta isoform X3 codes for MYSEWRSLQLVVQSDQGHLSVLHTYPTSVGTEVANAVVKPLGTAVSPVATENILKTDKEVKWTMEVLCYGLTLPLEGDTVKLCVDVYTDWMMALVSPRDSMPQPVVKEPNMYVQIILKHLYNVFVPRPEQHSLNHIRLCQQVLTAVQKLARESVSMVRETWEVLLLFLLRINDTLLAPPTVGVGVAEKLAEKLMAVLFEVWLLACARCFPTPPYWKTAREMLANWRHHPPVVEQWSRVACALTSRLLRFTHGPSFPLFKVPDEDASLIPLEMDSDCVAQTWYRFLHMLSNPVDLSNPAIVSTTPKFQEQFLNSSGIPHEVVLHPCLKQLPQIFFRAMRGISCLVDAFLGVSVEKRYVRERVFSFCTVLLSHGISRPRADSAPPTPVNRMSMSPPPSITNTTPPHSRKQRHAVVAKTTSKSSTGSGSQPTKASQQQQQQQQQQQQQNSSSPTLLSSPNQSSWESRPLPAPARPKVNSILNLFGQWLFDAALVHCKLHSGLSRDPSMTAIATQVGLELRRKGSQMSNDSMVSNPMFDANEFPESYEAGRAEACGTLCRIFCSKKTGEDILPVYLSRFYMILIQGLQISDFICRPVLASIILNSSSLFCTDLKGINVVVPYFIAALETIVPDRELSKFKIYVNPTDLRRASINILLAMLPLPHHFGNIKSEVLLEGKFNEEDGWPHDQPVSFLSLRLRLVNVLIGALQTETDPTNTQLILGAMLNIVQDSALLESIGAQTETGSIDGSHVTVRSQSHSRTNSGISFTSGGSTEATSPDSERPAQALLRDYDTAAGLLVRSIHLVTQRLNSQWRQDMSISLAALELLAGLAKVKVGVDSTDRKRAVSSICGYIVYQCSRPAPLQSRDLHSMIVAAFQFLCVWLTEHPDMLDEKDCLVEVLEIVELGISGSKSRQEQEVRHKGEKEHNPASMRVKDAAEATLSCIMQVLGAFPSPSGPASTCSLLNEDTLIRYARLSATGASNFRYFVLDNSVILAMLEQPLGNEQNPSPSVTVLIRGTAGRHAWTMQLFHQPRGARANQRQVFVPEGRPLPNNDVGIKYNVKQRPFPDEVDKIPLVKADVSIPDLDDIVSKEACCLGWLDNSSATNTVMSNFPHLEVQHDRLRVLMTKQMEYENALERHSEEIWKSNSFPDPQTDCKPPPPAQEFQTARLFLSHFGFLSLEALKEPNNSRLPPHLIGLESSLPGFFDDVSYLDLLPCRPFDTVFIFYVRAGQKSSHEILRNVESSSSVQPHFLEFLLSLGWPVDVGRHPGWTGHLDTSWSLNSCSDNNDIQQTEEAATPEDTGGSGFNGEKKVLYYADALTEIAFVVPSLTENSEESSVHSDSTVEADTNTDIVPGSHKQPNLTLELFPNHSENLESAKKLSPLVKTKRSSTGKSFPPLGPETKVFVVWVERFDDIENFPLSDLLAETSTGLEASMSNSTSCRSGLLEKDVPLIFIHPLKTGLFRIRLHGAVGKFGMVIPLVDGMVVSRRALGFLVRQTVINVCRRKRLESDLYNPPHVRRKQKITEIVQRYRNKQLEPEFYTSLFHEVGEGKPHL; via the exons ATGTACTCCGAGTGGCGCTCGCTGCAGCTGGTGGTGCAGAGCGACCAGGGCCACCTCAGCGTTCTGCACACCTACCCCACCAGCGTGGGCACGGAGGTGGCCAATGCCGTGGTCAAGCCTCTGGGCACGGCCGTGAGCCCCGTCGCCACGGAGAACATCCTCAAGACAGACAAGGAG GTGAAGTGGACCATGGAGGTGCTGTGCTATGGCCTCACCCTCCCCCTGGAAGGGGACACTGTCAAGCTGTGTGTAGATGTGTACACAGACTGGATGATGGCCCTGGTTTCGCCCAGGGACTCGATGCCCCAGCCTGTGGTCAAGGAGCCCAATATGTATGTCCAGATCATCCTCAAACATCTGTACAACGTGTTTGTACCGAG GCCTGAGCAGCACAGTCTGAACCATATCAGGCTCTGCCAGCAGGTTCTGACTGCAGTTCAGAAACTGGCTCGAGAGTCCGTCTCCATGGTTCGGGAAACCTGGGaggtgctgctgctcttcctgctTCGCATTAACGACACATTGCTTGCCCCACCCACAGTGGGAG TCGGAGTGGCAGAGAAGCTGGCGGAGAAATTGATGGCAGTGCTGTTTGAGGTGTGGCTGCTGGCATGTGCCCGGTGTTTTCCCACGCCGCCATACTGGAAGACGGCGAGGGAGATGCTGGCCAACTGGAGACACCACCCCCCTGTGGTGGAGCAGTGGAGCAGAGTGGCCTGTGCCCTGACCTCCAG GCTTTTGCGGTTTACCCACGGACCATCCTTCCCACTATTCAAAGTCCCCGATGAGGACGCCAGCCTGATTCCTTTGGAAATGGACAGTGACTGTGTGGCACAGACGTGGTACCGCTTCCTCCACATGCTCAG CAACCCAGTGGACCTGAGCAACCCCGCGATAGTGAGCACCACTCCCAAGTTTCAGGAACAGTTTCTGAACTCCAGCGGTATCCCTCACGAGGTGGTACTGCATCCGTGTTTGAAACAGCTGCCCCAGATCTTCTTCAGGGCCATGAGGGGTATCAGCTGCCTAGTAGACGCCTTTTTGG GTGTCTCTGTCGAAAAGAGATATGTCCGGGAGAGGGTGTTCTCTTTTTGCACAGTGCTGCTCTCTCATG GTATATCACGTCCCAGGGCTGACAGTGCCCCGCCCACCCCGGTCAACAGAATGAGCATGTCTCCGCCCCCCTCCATCACCAACACCACGCCCCCGCACAGCCGCAAGCAGCGGCATGCAGTGGTCGCCAAAACCACAAGCAAGAGTTCAACT GGCAGTGGTAGTCAACCAACCAAAGcatcccagcagcagcagcagcaacagcagcagcagcagcagcagaattcGTCCTCCCCGACGCTGCTTTCCAGCCCCAACCAGAGCAGCTGGGAGTCCCGGCCTCTGCCCGCCCCAGCGCGGCCGAAGGTCAACAGCATCCTCAACCTGTTCGGCCAGTGGCTCTTCGACGCCGCCCTGGTGCACTGTAAGCTCCACAGCGGCCTCAGCCGAGACCCGAGCATGACCG CGATAGCCACTCAAGTAGGTctggagctgaggaggaagggCTCGCAAATGTCCAACGACTCCATGGTGTCGAACCCCATGTTCGACGCCAATGAGTTCCCCGAGAGCTACGAGGCGGGACGAGCTGAGGCCTGTGGGACTCTGTGCCGCATCTTCTGTAGCAAGAAAACGGGAGAAGACATACTGCCTGTTTACCTTTCCAG GTTCTACATGATCCTGATTCAGGGTCTCCAGATCTCCGATTTCATCTGCAGACCAGTTTTGGCTTCTATCATTCtcaactcctcctctctcttctgcacTGACCTGAAGGGCATCAATGTGGTGGTACCCTACTTCATAGCTGCCTTGGAGACGATTGTACCAGACAG AGAGCTGTCAAAATTCAAGATCTATGTAAATCCTACTGACCTGAGGAGGGCCTCCATCAACATCCTGCTCGCTATGCTGCCGTTGCCGCATCACTTTGGCAACATCAAGTCAGAG GTTCTGTTGGAGGGAAAATTCAATGAGGAAGACGGGTGGCCTCATGACCAGCCTGTGTCTTTCCTGTCCCTAAGGCTACGTCTCGTCAATGTCCTGATTGGAGCACTGCAGACTGAAACCGACCCCACCAACACACAGCTCATCCTGG GTGCAATGCTCAATATTGTTCAAGACTCAGCACTGCTGGAGTCCATAGGTGCACAGACGGAAACA GGGAGTATAGATGGGAGCCACGTGACCGTGAGGAGTCAGAGTCACAGCCGTACCAACAGCGGCATTAGTTTCACGAGTGGAGGCAGCACAGAGGCGACCAGCCCCGATTCGGAGCGTCCTGCCCAGGCCCTGCTTCGAGACTATG ATACGGCGGCGGGCCTGCTGGTGCGCAGCATCCACCTGGTCACTCAGAGGCTCAACTCTCAGTGGAGACAAGACATGAGCATTTCACTGGCTGCCCTGGAGCTGCTGGCTGGGCTCGCCAAG GTGAAGGTGGGAGTCGACTCCACAGACCGCAAACGTGCCGTGAGCTCTATATGTGGGTACATTGTGTACCAGTGTAGCCGTCCAGCACCTCTTCAGTCGCGAGACCTCCACTCTATGATTGTAGCTGCCTtccagtttctgtgtgtgtggctcacaGAACACCCTGACATGCTGGATGAGAAG gatTGTTTGGTAGAGGTGTTAGAGATTGTGGAGCTGGGAATCTCCGGCAGCAAGTCccgacaggaacaggaagttcgacacaaaggagagaaggagcaCAACCCAGCTTCAATGAGGGTGAAGGACGCCGCCGAGGCGACTCTGTCCTG CATCATGCAGGTGTTGGGGGCCTTCCCCTCTCCCAGCGGGCCCGCCTCCACCTGCAGCCTCCTGAATGAAGACACTCTGATTCGCTATGCCAGACTGAGTGCCACAGGAGCGAGCAACTTCCGCTACTTTGTGCTGGACAACTCGGTCATCCTCGCCATGCTGGAGCAACCTCTTGGCAATGAGCAGA ACCCCAGTCCGTCAGTGACAGTTTTGATCAGAGGCACAGCTGGCAGACATGCCTGGACCATGCAGCTCTTCCACCAGCCCAGAGGAGCTCGGGCCAATCAGAGG CAGGTGTTTGTGCCCGAGGGCCGTCCATTGCCCAACAATGATGTGGGGATAAAATACAACGTCAAGCAGAGGCCGTTCCCTGACGAGGTGGATAAGATTCCTCTTGTCAAAGCTGACGTTAGTATTCCGGACCTGGATGACATTGTCAGTAAAGAG GCGTGTTGTCTGGGATGGCTGGATAATTCAAGTGCTACAAATACAGTGATGAGTAATTTCCCACAC CTGGAGGTTCAGCATGACAGGCTTCGTGTTCTGATGACCAAGCAGATGGAGTATGAGAATGCCCTGGAGCGACACAGTGAGGAAATTTGGAAGTCCAACTCGTTCCCGGACCCACAGACGGACTGCAAACCCCCACCACCGGCGCAGGAGTTCCAGACGGcacgcctcttcctctcccactttggcttcctgtctctggaGGCTCTCAAG gAGCCCAACAACAGTCGCCTACCTCCGCATCTGATCGGCCTGGAGTCGTCCCTGCCGGGTTTTTTCGATGACGTCAGCTACTTGGACCTGCTTCCCTGTCGACCGTTTGACACCGTCTTTATTTTCTACGTCAGAGCTGGACAGAAAAGCAGCCACGAG ATCCTGCGTAATGTGGAGTCGTCATCCAGTGTCCAGCCTCACTTTTTGGAGTTCCTGCTGTCCTTGGGCTGGCCTGTGGATGTGGGACGCCACCCAGGGTGGACAGGACACCTAGATACCAGCTGGTCCCTCAACTCCTGCTCCGACAACAATGATATACAGCAAACAG AGGAAGCAGCCACTCCTGAGGACACGGGAGGTTCAGGGTTCAATGGGGAGAAGAAAGTTTTGTACTACGCTGATGCACTGACGGAGATCGCCTTCGTTGTTCCATCTCTGACAGAAAACTCTG AGGAGTCATCAGTGCACAGTGACTCCACAGTGGAAGCAGACACCAACACGGACATCGTGCCTGGTTCACACAAACAGCCCAACCTCACACTGGAGCTGTTCCCCAACCATTCTGAAAACCTGGAGTCTGCCAAGAAG CTGAGTCCTTTGGTGAAGACAAAGAGGTCTTCGACTGGAAAGTCTTTCCCACCACTGGGTCCTGAGACGAAGGTGTTTGTGGTCTGGGTCGAGCGCTTCGATGATATTG aGAACTTCCCGTTGTCTGATCTCTTGGCTGAAACCAGCACGGGCTTGGAAGCCAGCATGAGCAACAGCACTTCCTGCAG